The following coding sequences lie in one Alicyclobacillus curvatus genomic window:
- a CDS encoding ATP-dependent Clp protease ATP-binding subunit — protein sequence MAGSPTAGPQGPGSHHPGAGTPMAGQNRIRQHVNGNGQPGLLEQLGRNLTDAARSGEIDPVIGRDKEVERVIEILNRRNKNNPVLIGEPGVGKTAVVEGLAVRIADGKVPAKLKNREIFVLDVASLVADTGIRGQFEERMQQLIAELQSREDVILFIDELHLLVGAGSAQGSMDAGNILKPALARGDIQVVGATTLKEYRQIEKDAALERRFQPVMVEEPSVEDTVVILEGLVSRYEDFHQVQYTPGAIRACAELSHRYLRDRRLPDKAIDLMDEAGSKANLRQGANPDSIAARLEQIAAEKTEATKVEDYERAARLRDEEQALLAMGIKAEHTKDHTPAVDGKTLDTADGINSDAVSGAATAPATREVVTEVVTVEDIRRIVEDKTGIPVTKLQADEQQRLKDLERHLRARVIGQDTAVRQVAKAVRRSRAGLKPKHRPIGSFLFFGPTGVGKTELARALAKELFGTEDAMIRLDMSEYMERHSVSKIIGSPPGYVGHEEAGQLTEQIRRHPYSLVLLDEIEKAHPDVLNVLLQILEDGRLTDSQGRTVHFEDSVIIMTSNAGITDKKITLGFQADGDVKAQQDVISDLTGHFKPEFLNRLDSIIRFENLAEEDLEQIVRLMLDELTHQLAGNNVMMEYDDTVVQWLAVHGRDPRFGARPLRRLIQQTIEDPVADFMLDEAVAGASIQLHVTINSDSPMISRV from the coding sequence ATGGCGGGATCGCCAACGGCTGGTCCGCAGGGGCCGGGCTCCCACCACCCTGGCGCTGGCACGCCAATGGCCGGCCAGAATCGCATTCGCCAACATGTAAACGGCAACGGACAACCTGGCCTGCTCGAGCAACTGGGACGCAACCTGACAGACGCTGCCCGATCCGGTGAGATTGACCCCGTCATCGGCCGAGACAAAGAGGTTGAGCGGGTTATCGAGATCCTGAATCGTCGAAACAAGAATAACCCGGTGCTGATTGGTGAACCTGGTGTCGGTAAAACAGCCGTCGTGGAAGGTTTGGCAGTTCGCATCGCCGACGGCAAAGTGCCGGCGAAACTAAAGAACCGTGAGATTTTCGTGCTCGACGTTGCTTCACTTGTAGCGGACACGGGGATTCGCGGCCAGTTCGAAGAGCGGATGCAGCAGTTGATTGCCGAGCTCCAGTCGAGGGAAGACGTCATCCTGTTCATCGATGAGCTGCACTTGTTGGTCGGCGCTGGCTCAGCGCAAGGCTCTATGGATGCCGGTAACATCCTGAAACCTGCACTGGCACGCGGAGATATTCAAGTTGTCGGGGCCACGACCTTGAAGGAGTACCGCCAAATTGAGAAGGATGCTGCGCTTGAACGTCGGTTCCAGCCCGTGATGGTCGAAGAACCATCCGTCGAAGACACTGTAGTCATTCTCGAAGGGCTCGTATCGCGTTATGAAGACTTCCATCAAGTGCAGTACACACCAGGAGCCATTCGTGCCTGCGCGGAGTTGTCGCATCGGTACTTGCGCGATCGGCGGTTGCCTGACAAGGCGATTGATCTGATGGACGAAGCGGGCTCGAAAGCCAATCTTCGCCAGGGAGCGAATCCCGACAGTATCGCAGCGCGGCTCGAACAAATCGCCGCCGAAAAGACCGAGGCGACTAAGGTTGAAGACTATGAGCGGGCGGCTCGACTGCGCGACGAGGAACAAGCTCTCCTCGCCATGGGAATCAAGGCAGAGCACACCAAGGACCATACACCGGCGGTCGATGGTAAAACCTTGGACACTGCTGACGGTATCAACTCGGATGCTGTCAGTGGTGCAGCCACCGCTCCGGCTACGCGTGAGGTTGTGACAGAGGTTGTGACGGTCGAAGACATTCGCCGCATTGTCGAAGACAAGACAGGCATCCCAGTGACGAAACTTCAAGCGGATGAGCAACAACGCTTAAAGGACCTGGAACGCCACTTGCGCGCGCGAGTGATTGGTCAAGACACAGCCGTTCGCCAGGTCGCCAAAGCGGTTCGCAGGAGCCGCGCTGGCCTGAAACCAAAGCACCGTCCGATTGGCTCCTTCCTCTTTTTTGGACCGACGGGTGTCGGCAAGACGGAGCTGGCACGTGCGCTCGCCAAGGAGTTGTTTGGCACAGAAGATGCGATGATCCGCCTGGATATGAGCGAATACATGGAGCGGCACTCGGTGTCGAAAATCATCGGATCGCCTCCCGGATACGTCGGTCATGAAGAGGCCGGCCAACTGACGGAGCAAATCCGGAGACATCCATACAGCCTCGTGCTCCTTGACGAAATTGAGAAAGCACACCCAGACGTATTGAACGTGTTGCTGCAAATCTTGGAGGATGGCCGACTCACCGACAGCCAGGGACGCACAGTCCACTTTGAGGACAGTGTCATCATCATGACGAGTAACGCGGGCATCACAGATAAGAAAATCACGCTGGGATTTCAAGCGGATGGCGACGTAAAGGCGCAGCAAGACGTCATAAGTGACCTTACCGGCCACTTCAAGCCAGAGTTTTTGAATCGCCTGGATTCCATCATCCGATTTGAAAACCTCGCAGAGGAAGACCTCGAGCAAATTGTACGCTTGATGCTCGATGAGTTGACCCATCAATTAGCAGGCAACAACGTGATGATGGAGTACGACGATACGGTCGTGCAGTGGCTGGCTGTTCACGGAAGGGACCCACGCTTTGGAGCCCGCCCGCTGCGCAGACTGATTCAGCAGACGATTGAAGACCCTGTCGCGGATTTCATGCTTGATGAAGCGGTTGCAGGTGCATCGATTCAACTGCACGTGACCATCAACAGCGATAGTCCGATGATTTCGCGAGTCTAA